A genomic segment from Lignipirellula cremea encodes:
- a CDS encoding amidase, translating to MNDRFPSLSVAVARMRRGDWSPVALVEACLARIEKLEGEVQAWTYVAADEARRQAAELAAVPPAQRRGLLWGAPIAVKDIVDVAGMPCEAGSPLLRGRVAAEDAPLVVRLRAEGAIILGKTVTTQFACFDPSRTHNPWDLDCSPGGSSSGSAAAIACGMCLGAIGSQTGGSIIRPASYCGVAGFKPTHGAIDLSGVIAVSPSLDHAGPLAQDATGLMVLFGALTGQPASDQPLPEDSPCELVLLEDYFDDEVSLDVRRHFDDAVENLPITGSIVSPRPLADVIAWHRTIMAAECALVHRERYAASPEQFAPHVGALVQEGGLVSAVDYLAARAGQREYQAELNALLGDRIALTPSTDVTAPDMSTTGNPRFQSPTSFAGVPAVTIPFDLAVGMPCGLQLIGAQGTDAQVLETARWCEDELGFEAEPPWVRRNAPWTGLPDC from the coding sequence ATGAACGATCGCTTTCCTTCCCTCAGCGTCGCAGTCGCCCGGATGCGCCGCGGCGACTGGTCGCCCGTGGCGCTGGTCGAAGCCTGCCTGGCCCGGATCGAAAAACTGGAAGGCGAGGTCCAGGCCTGGACTTATGTGGCGGCCGATGAGGCCCGGCGCCAGGCGGCCGAACTGGCGGCTGTTCCGCCTGCGCAGCGCCGTGGTCTGCTCTGGGGCGCGCCGATCGCCGTGAAAGATATCGTCGATGTGGCCGGCATGCCGTGCGAAGCAGGCTCGCCCTTGCTGCGGGGACGCGTGGCCGCTGAAGATGCTCCCCTGGTCGTCCGGCTGAGGGCCGAAGGCGCCATCATCCTGGGAAAAACGGTCACCACGCAGTTCGCCTGTTTTGATCCCTCGCGGACGCATAATCCGTGGGACCTGGACTGTTCGCCAGGCGGCTCCAGCAGCGGCAGCGCGGCCGCAATCGCCTGCGGTATGTGCCTGGGCGCCATTGGCTCGCAGACCGGCGGGTCGATCATTCGCCCTGCCAGCTACTGCGGCGTCGCCGGATTCAAGCCGACCCATGGCGCCATCGATCTGTCCGGCGTAATCGCGGTCAGTCCCAGCCTGGATCATGCCGGCCCGCTGGCGCAGGACGCAACCGGCCTGATGGTCTTGTTCGGCGCATTGACGGGCCAGCCGGCGTCCGACCAACCGCTGCCCGAAGATTCGCCGTGCGAGCTGGTCCTGCTGGAGGACTACTTCGACGACGAAGTTTCTCTCGATGTGCGTCGCCACTTCGACGATGCCGTAGAAAATCTGCCGATTACGGGAAGCATCGTTTCGCCCCGGCCGCTGGCCGACGTCATCGCCTGGCACCGGACCATCATGGCCGCCGAGTGCGCCCTGGTGCATCGGGAACGCTATGCGGCTTCGCCTGAACAGTTCGCTCCGCATGTGGGCGCGCTGGTGCAAGAAGGCGGCCTGGTCAGCGCGGTCGATTACCTGGCCGCCAGGGCAGGGCAGAGGGAGTATCAGGCGGAACTCAACGCTTTGCTGGGAGACCGGATTGCCTTGACGCCCTCGACGGATGTCACGGCCCCTGACATGAGCACCACCGGCAATCCGCGGTTCCAGTCGCCAACCAGCTTCGCCGGGGTTCCCGCCGTGACGATTCCTTTCGACCTGGCCGTCGGCATGCCGTGCGGGCTGCAGTTGATCGGAGCGCAAGGGACCGACGCGCAGGTGCTGGAAACGGCCCGCTGGTGCGAGGACGAACTGGGCTTCGAGGCCGAACCGCCCTGGGTCAGGAGGAACGCACCCTGGACCGGCTTGCCCGACTGTTGA